GGTTACGGATAATGCGGCCAGCATGGGCAGCCCAATATATACGGCCGGAAGTTTGTATCGATAAGAAATCGAAAAAATCAAAGGTACCAACAACACGAAACCAATCCCGTAGAACAACGGAATCCCCACGACGAAACCGGTCAGCATCAGGCCCCACTGCAGGTATTTCTCGCCCATTAGTCGAACCATCTGCGCAGCAATGATTTCAGCTGCGCCACTTTCGGCAACAATCTTGCCCAACATGGCACCCAGCACAATAATTAGGGTCAGGCTTCCCATAATCCCTGCAATACCTTTTTCAACAGTACCGACCAATTGATCCGGCGCAATACCCAAACACAGTCCGCTGAGAATAGAAACTAATAAAAAAGAAAGAAACGCATTAATCTTAAAATAAGTAATGCATAGGATGAGCAAACAAATGCTGATTACAATGAGGATTATGGTCATTATATCAATATTAGGTCCACCCCTCAATAGAGAGGTTTAATAAAATTTTGGTCTAGTAAATCATTTTTTCATCCTGAAAATACAATTATTTTTCGTTTTCTGCAAGGAAAGTGAAAAATTGATGAAATACAAGGGGAACACGTGTTGGCTTCGGACGATGAAAAAACGAAGTCCTAGTTTTAGGTGGAATGGCGCCATGACCTAAATCCGCAGGGTTAGGGAGATCCTCGCAACGGTAAAGAAAAAGGACTGCACAAGAAAGCTGCCCATGAAAAAGGCTGTCCAAATTATTGATGTATCCGGAGATTGCGTTTAAAACCTTTGTGATACAATTCAACTTTTCAAACAGCCCTTTTTATATTGATACGATAAGCTAAGCAGCTATTGCAGCAAAAGAGAACAGCGACTTACTTACGCGGGAAATCTTTTAGAATTTCGAGCACAAAATTCCAATATTTCTGAACAGAAGATATGGAAGCGCGTTCTGCCGGTGAGTGTGCACCCAATATCGTTGGGCCAAAAGAAATCATATCCATACCGGGATAATTGGTTCCCAATATACCACATTCCAATCCAGCGTGACAGGCCACAACTTCTGGAGCCGCCCCGTGTTGTTTTGTATAAATGGATTTAAGCACCTCTAAAATTTCAGAATTTGGATTGGGTGCCCATCCCGGATAATTTCCGGAGAATGCCACATCAAAACCGCCCAATTCAAACGACGCCTGTAGTGAATAGGCCAGATCAAACTTGGACGTTTCAACCGAAGATCTGGTTAAACATTTGATCGCAATCTGCTCCGCCCCCACCTCAACTTTAGCGATATTATTGGAAGTTTCAACAAGATCCTCGAAATCTGCACTTACCCGATATACACCATTCAACGCCGCATAAACACAATTAATTAAATTCTCCTGTACAGGGACAGGAACAACTGTTGTCCATACTGCATCCGTTGGCTCCACCAGAATTTCCATAACCGGTTCAGTCGTCGCGAACTCGATTTTAATCGCTTGAGCCAATTGTGTTAAAGCATCAACAAAAGCGGCCGATTTTTCTTTGCTAACAACAACCTTAGCCACACTCTCCCTTGGGATTGCATTACGAAGGCTTCCACCCAATAACGATGCAATACGTAAGCCATAGCGTTCATTTGCCTTAAACAACAGGCGGTTCATCACCTTATTCGCATTCGCGAAACCCTTATGGATATCCATACCTGAATGTCCGCCATGCAGCCCTTTTACTGTAAGTTCAAAAGATACGGTATCTGAAGGACAGGCTTCTGCCACATAGGATTGTGTTGCCGTAACATCAATACCACCCGCACAACCAATGTCTATCTCATTGTCATTTTCAGTATCAAGGTTCAATAGGATCTCGCCTGACAACACACCACCCTTTAATCCCAAAGCCCCGGTCATTCCAGTCTCTTCATCAATGGTAAACAAAGCTTCAATAGTTGGGTGAACAATTGTTGTAGACTCTAAAACAGACATGATCGTAGCTACACCCAGCCCATTATCTGCACCCAAAGTGGTTCCCTCGGCCTTCACCCAATCACCATCGACATACATTTTAATACCCTCATTGTCGAAGTCAAAAACGGTATCATTATTCTTTTGGTGAACCATATCCAAGTGCGATTGCAACACCACAGTTTTGCGATCTTCCATTCCCGTACTTGCCGGTTTTTTGATCAACACATTACCTATTTCATCTACACTGGTTGCTAAGCCCAGGTTTTTTCCGAAATCTACCATAAATGCAATGACACGCTCTTCTTTTTTCGATGCCCGTGGAACAGCATTTAAAGCAGCGAAATTTTTCCAAATTGCTTTTGGTTCTAATTTATCTAAACTATTTTCAGCCATATCTAAAAATTTGTATCCGTCAAAGTTACTCCATTTTTACAATATATCCCCCTTTATCGGAAGCTTATAAAAACAAAATCCCTTTGCTGATCGTTCTTAGTAAGAGTGTAAACTTGAAAATAACGACATGCACAAACCCGTAAAAGTAGAGCGAAAAGACATTTATTTCAAACCGGATAAGAAAAGGGTACTGGCAAGGTTCTTCTCTCTGGGTGAGGAGCGTACCATCAAGGTCATCAGACGTACACTTGAGCTGACCGAATCTGAGCGTAAAAAGGTTTTTGGTCAGGTTCTTCGGAGCTACACAAAAAGACATCGTAGTATTATCAATATTTTCGAACGTAATTTTGAGCGTGTGAGTTACTTACTGGAAAAAATCCCTTTTCCTAAAGAAAAACTCAGTCAATTGGACAAGCTGCTGATCGGCTCTTACTTTACGATGGAGTATTCCATTGAATCGGCGGCCCTTTTTAATCCCTCCATCGTAGAACACCCGGATCAGACCGAGCTCTTTAAGGGCGAAAAACGCGTGATACTCAGCTTTCGGGCCACTGGTGAAGGCCATGTATCCTCGATTGTATTTCGGGCCGGAACACTTGATCTAGACAATAATATTCACATAGATTACATCGGTAATTTGTTGGATAAACCAATTCAGGTCAAAAATCACCGTTACCATAAAGAATCTTTCTTAAAAAAGATGAACGAGCTTCATGCCGAACCCACTGAAGTCAAAACGAAACTTGAACAGAAATTAACAGCAACATTTACCTATGAAGAACTCAAACGTTATATTGACGAGGTCAGGCAGGACAGTGAGGAAAATCTAGAAAATATCACCTTTCTACAACAGGCGATGTGGTTGGCGTCATCGCATTATGAAATGACTTTTTCGCTGGATACCTCCATTTCCGAACGTGTGATCTTCCCTATTGCGGACACTGAAAAAAGAGGGATCGAAGACGCTCGCTTCGTGCAGTTCAAAGATGAAAAGGGAGAAAGTGTCTATTATGCGACCTATACGGCCTACGACGGTTTTAGTATCCTCCCCAAGCTTTTGACCACAAAGGATTTCTATCACTTTAAAGTGAAACCGATCTATGGTGAGATCGCAAATAAAGGCGCAGCACTCTTTCCCCGAAAAATCAATGGGCGATACGCGATGCTCTGTCGGATAGACGGTGAAAACAACTATATTGCTTATTCGCATAACATTAATATCTGGCAAGAAACAGCCATACGTATCCAACAACCCGAATATGCGTATGAATTTGTGCAGATAGGCAATTGTGGGTCACCGATAGAGACACAATATGGCTGGTTGATTTTGACCCATGCTGTCGGGCCGATGCGTGAATACGTCCTTGGTGCTGCCCTATTGGATCTAGATAACCCTCATGTAGAAATAGGCCGTCTACACAGCCCTTTGATGACCCCAAATGATGAGGAACGGGAAGGCTATGTGCCGAATGTCATTTACTCATGTGGTGCACTGGTTCATAACGAACAGCTTATTTTGCCCTACGCGATGTCTGACTATGCATCTACTTATGCAACCATCAATCTGGAAGAACTTTTACTCGCTATTTTGAACCCTGAGCGCTATCAATAAAGGCGCGGTAAACCACGATATAGGCGAGGTAGAAACAGAGTGTACTTTCAGCTCCCTGATTTCTGTTGATCCCATAGGATTCAAGGCCATCACAGCATCCTTTGGTCTCTTCATCATACAGGCCCAGCTTTAAGTCATTCTCACCTAAAAACCAGCGGAAGGATGTAATCATGCGGGCAAAATATACTTTTTTGTTGGTGAGTCTAAATGCCTCACGGTACATAAACACCATTGCTGTGACATCGAGGGGCTGCTGGCCAAATTTGCTGATATGTTTACCCTGTTTTGCCCATTCCTGATTCCCGACCAAAGAAAGGCCTCCGTTCTGAACGGTAATCCCCTCCAGGAAGGTCAGGGTCAACAAACCTAATTGCTTTACAGCCGCATCATTCAGAAATGGATAGGCCGTCAATAAGGCATAAGGTAAAATAGCATTGTCATATGCCAGCACTGGCTCAAACCATTGCCAGCTGTCATCCGAGCTTGCCTCATATTCTTTGATCAACTTTCCGATCAGCTCCCGCATCAATTCGACCATGACTTCGTCATTCGACTGATGATGCAAATACTCCGCAATTCCGAGTATGGTATAAGCAATAGCACGGTTGGACCGCAACTGCTTAAAATGTGGTACGGACCTGAAAAACAGTTCGTGTCCCAACTGGTAATAACTCGTCAATTTTGTTTCCCGGAGCAGCACACCCAAAGCCCAGATCGTCCGACCAAAAGAATCTTCTGACCCGACTTCATCCAGAAAATTATGCTGAAAACTCATAAAATTATGAAACAATCCGTCTTCGCGCTGATGATAATAGATATAACTCAAATAAGTTGAGATACGACGATCATGCCGTTTGTCCGCAAAGTCAGGCTGGGCCAATAGCGTCACCAATAGAGCCCGGGCATTGTCATCTAGGCAATAACCTTCTTTATAATTGGGCAGTGAATAAGTCGCATGCTGCAGTATTCCGACCTGGTTGGTCAAGCGATCAATATGCTTCCAACTGAATTTGGGCATTTCATCTTTGGAAAATGTCGTATTTTCTTTAAAGCCGTCAAGTGAAGGAACTACTTTATCCAAAAGTCGGGTATAGCGAAGTCCGATATTTTTCCAGGTCATTTCTTTACCAAAGGCTCGGGCATTGTCCCGCAGGGTCATACGATATTCCTGATTGCTAAACAACGCTGCCAAGGTGGTTGCCATCAATGCTGGATTCTTAAATTCGACCAGTACCCCCCGACCATCGGCCAATAGCTCTTTGGCGTGCCAATATGGGGTAGAAACCACCGCGGCCCCTGCCCCGATCGCATACGACAATGTTCCGCTGGTGATCTGGGCTTCATTGACATAGGGAGTGACATACACATCACAGGCAGACAAATAAGTGACTAGATCGGACTGGCTCACAAACGAATTGACAAATTGGACATGATCTTCTAAATGGTATGCATCGACCATGCTCTTTAGGTATTCACGGTATTCTTCTCCAGAATGGGCAAGCACATTAGGGTGTGTCTTGCCAACGATCAAATATATAAGATTAGGCTCATTTTTAACGACCGTAGCAAGTGATTCGATAACGGTTTCAATTCCTTTATTGCGCCCTATAAACCCGAAAGTCAGTAAAATCTTTTTTCCGGAAAATCCTTTTTTTTCTTTTGCTTCCTCCTGACTAAGATGAAATTCGGGTACCCCATGATGGATGAGTCTAACTTTTGTGGTATTTACCCGATAGACGGATTTCAATAGAGTAATTGCATAATTACTCATTACGATAACAATCGAAGCCCGTTTGACTATTTCAATTAAAATTGCTTTTTCATCTACCTTTGGCTTTTCCAGGATGGTATGTAAATTTACCAGCAAAGGGATATGAAGCGCGTTAATAAGCGAAAGAATATATAGACCACTATTCCCCCCGAAAATACCATATTCGTGTTCCAGGATAACGCAATCGTAACCGTTGTTGTTGATGTAGTCGGCAGCCGCGATGTAAGAAAGCTGATGCTGTTGATCTATGGTGAAAACCACCTCTCCAGGATAAGCATAGTTGCGGTCCGCAACGGCAATAACATGCTGGATCAAATCCTGGTTATGTAAGGCCACAGCATGTAATAGATCCGACGTGAAGGTAGCAATCCCACATTCTTTGGGCAGGTAAGTACTGATATAAGCGATTTTCATTGAAATGATTGTTTTGAATAAAAGCCTTTTTTGAGGACAATAGCATTCATGTATTCCATTATCTAAATGCTTTTCAACAGCAAATTGTTTGTAAAGAGTATGTTATTTAATCCGGAAGGAGTAAATTTCGCGGATAAATGGCGTCCTTAAATTTGATACGCCGATGTGGAGCCTGCAAAACTTCCTGTATATTTGCGCCAGATCAAAAATATTGACTGAATGAAATCACCCAAGGAGAAAATGATTGCAGGCATCCCTTATATTGATACGGATGGACAACTATTTAAGGAAAGACAATCTGCAAAGGAAGAGCTCAAACGTTTCAATGACTCCGAACCGAAACAGATCAAATTCAGAAAGCAGATTATCCAAAAGCTATTTAAAGCGACAGGTACCCGTTTCTTTATGGAACCACCGTTCCGTTGCGATTACGGTTACAATATTTCAATAGGTGAAAACTTTTACAGCAATTACAACTGCACCATTTTGGATGGGGCTCCAGTGACAATAGGTGAAAATGTATTGTTTGGTCCGAATGTCAGCCTTTTCACCGCCGGTCATCCGGTTTATTTTGAAACAAGAAATCAAGGCTGGGAATTTTCGGCGCCCATTGTCATTGAAGATAATGTATGGATCGGCGGTCATGTCGTTGTCAACCCCGGAGTCCGTATCGGCAGAAATGCGGTGATCGGATCGGGTTCGGTGGTGACCAAAGATATTCCGGCAGATGTCGTTGCCGCTGGAAATCCATGTCGTGTCATCCGGCCGATTACAGCAGCAGACCGTATTGATTATACAGACATTTAGAAAGCATAAATACATCACCTACTATCAAAACAAGGTCATCATGCACGTGATGATCGTTGTTTTTAACTACTTCGCCACGCGCAGCGGACATGATTCACATTATTGTCTACATACCGCTGCAGACAATGCGATCCTAAGGCTATTCAAAAAATCTCGTTAAATGCCAGTTCAGCCTATTATTCAACGCGAAGGAAATTTTAAGAAC
The window above is part of the Sphingobacterium sp. ML3W genome. Proteins encoded here:
- a CDS encoding sugar O-acetyltransferase, yielding MKSPKEKMIAGIPYIDTDGQLFKERQSAKEELKRFNDSEPKQIKFRKQIIQKLFKATGTRFFMEPPFRCDYGYNISIGENFYSNYNCTILDGAPVTIGENVLFGPNVSLFTAGHPVYFETRNQGWEFSAPIVIEDNVWIGGHVVVNPGVRIGRNAVIGSGSVVTKDIPADVVAAGNPCRVIRPITAADRIDYTDI
- a CDS encoding glycoside hydrolase family 130 protein — protein: MHKPVKVERKDIYFKPDKKRVLARFFSLGEERTIKVIRRTLELTESERKKVFGQVLRSYTKRHRSIINIFERNFERVSYLLEKIPFPKEKLSQLDKLLIGSYFTMEYSIESAALFNPSIVEHPDQTELFKGEKRVILSFRATGEGHVSSIVFRAGTLDLDNNIHIDYIGNLLDKPIQVKNHRYHKESFLKKMNELHAEPTEVKTKLEQKLTATFTYEELKRYIDEVRQDSEENLENITFLQQAMWLASSHYEMTFSLDTSISERVIFPIADTEKRGIEDARFVQFKDEKGESVYYATYTAYDGFSILPKLLTTKDFYHFKVKPIYGEIANKGAALFPRKINGRYAMLCRIDGENNYIAYSHNINIWQETAIRIQQPEYAYEFVQIGNCGSPIETQYGWLILTHAVGPMREYVLGAALLDLDNPHVEIGRLHSPLMTPNDEEREGYVPNVIYSCGALVHNEQLILPYAMSDYASTYATINLEELLLAILNPERYQ
- a CDS encoding glycosyltransferase family 4 protein, whose translation is MKIAYISTYLPKECGIATFTSDLLHAVALHNQDLIQHVIAVADRNYAYPGEVVFTIDQQHQLSYIAAADYINNNGYDCVILEHEYGIFGGNSGLYILSLINALHIPLLVNLHTILEKPKVDEKAILIEIVKRASIVIVMSNYAITLLKSVYRVNTTKVRLIHHGVPEFHLSQEEAKEKKGFSGKKILLTFGFIGRNKGIETVIESLATVVKNEPNLIYLIVGKTHPNVLAHSGEEYREYLKSMVDAYHLEDHVQFVNSFVSQSDLVTYLSACDVYVTPYVNEAQITSGTLSYAIGAGAAVVSTPYWHAKELLADGRGVLVEFKNPALMATTLAALFSNQEYRMTLRDNARAFGKEMTWKNIGLRYTRLLDKVVPSLDGFKENTTFSKDEMPKFSWKHIDRLTNQVGILQHATYSLPNYKEGYCLDDNARALLVTLLAQPDFADKRHDRRISTYLSYIYYHQREDGLFHNFMSFQHNFLDEVGSEDSFGRTIWALGVLLRETKLTSYYQLGHELFFRSVPHFKQLRSNRAIAYTILGIAEYLHHQSNDEVMVELMRELIGKLIKEYEASSDDSWQWFEPVLAYDNAILPYALLTAYPFLNDAAVKQLGLLTLTFLEGITVQNGGLSLVGNQEWAKQGKHISKFGQQPLDVTAMVFMYREAFRLTNKKVYFARMITSFRWFLGENDLKLGLYDEETKGCCDGLESYGINRNQGAESTLCFYLAYIVVYRAFIDSAQGSK
- a CDS encoding aminoacyl-histidine dipeptidase; its protein translation is MAENSLDKLEPKAIWKNFAALNAVPRASKKEERVIAFMVDFGKNLGLATSVDEIGNVLIKKPASTGMEDRKTVVLQSHLDMVHQKNNDTVFDFDNEGIKMYVDGDWVKAEGTTLGADNGLGVATIMSVLESTTIVHPTIEALFTIDEETGMTGALGLKGGVLSGEILLNLDTENDNEIDIGCAGGIDVTATQSYVAEACPSDTVSFELTVKGLHGGHSGMDIHKGFANANKVMNRLLFKANERYGLRIASLLGGSLRNAIPRESVAKVVVSKEKSAAFVDALTQLAQAIKIEFATTEPVMEILVEPTDAVWTTVVPVPVQENLINCVYAALNGVYRVSADFEDLVETSNNIAKVEVGAEQIAIKCLTRSSVETSKFDLAYSLQASFELGGFDVAFSGNYPGWAPNPNSEILEVLKSIYTKQHGAAPEVVACHAGLECGILGTNYPGMDMISFGPTILGAHSPAERASISSVQKYWNFVLEILKDFPRK